The Thermoplasmata archaeon genome includes a region encoding these proteins:
- a CDS encoding bifunctional N(6)-L-threonylcarbamoyladenine synthase/serine/threonine protein kinase: protein MLALGIEGTAHTIGVGIVDERCRVLANVYDMVKPEKGGIHPREAANHHADLAAPLLRKAVDAAGIGFEDLDVITFSQGPGLGPCLRTVATAARALSLSLHVPLVGVNHCVAHLEIGRGLTGCKDPALLYVSGGNTQVIAYARGRYRVFGETLDIGIGNMLDKFGREVGLPFPGGPRLEKLALGGAKLLELPYSVKGMDVAFSGMLTAALAHHRGGARLEDIAFSIQEVAFAMLTEVTERAMAHVGKDEVLLGGGVARNQRLQAMVARMAEDRGAKMFVPPGDLCIDNGAMIAWTGLLMHRAGVRMDLEDTLVDQRFRTDEVAVTWR, encoded by the coding sequence ATGCTGGCCCTCGGCATCGAAGGCACGGCGCACACGATCGGCGTGGGCATCGTAGACGAACGCTGTCGCGTCCTCGCGAACGTGTACGACATGGTGAAGCCCGAGAAGGGCGGCATCCATCCTCGGGAGGCGGCGAACCACCACGCGGACCTCGCCGCACCCCTGCTTCGGAAGGCGGTGGATGCGGCGGGGATCGGGTTCGAGGACCTGGACGTGATCACGTTCTCCCAGGGACCTGGGCTGGGCCCGTGCCTCCGGACGGTCGCGACGGCGGCGCGGGCGCTCTCCCTCTCGCTTCACGTGCCCCTCGTCGGCGTGAACCACTGCGTCGCGCACTTGGAGATCGGCCGCGGCCTCACGGGCTGCAAGGATCCCGCGCTCCTGTACGTGAGCGGCGGCAACACGCAGGTGATCGCGTACGCCCGCGGACGGTATCGGGTGTTCGGGGAGACCCTGGACATCGGCATCGGGAACATGCTGGACAAGTTCGGCCGCGAGGTCGGGCTTCCGTTTCCCGGCGGCCCGCGTCTGGAGAAGCTCGCGTTAGGCGGGGCGAAGCTCCTCGAGCTCCCGTACAGCGTGAAGGGCATGGACGTGGCCTTTAGCGGCATGCTCACGGCGGCCCTCGCCCACCATCGGGGCGGCGCTCGCCTCGAGGACATCGCCTTCTCGATCCAGGAGGTGGCCTTCGCCATGCTGACCGAGGTCACGGAACGTGCGATGGCCCACGTGGGCAAGGACGAGGTTCTCCTCGGAGGCGGTGTCGCCCGGAATCAGCGATTGCAGGCCATGGTGGCCCGCATGGCGGAAGACCGCGGCGCGAAGATGTTCGTCCCGCCCGGCGATCTCTGCATCGACAACGGGGCCATGATCGCGTGGACGGGCCTCTTGATGCACCGCGCCGGCGTGCGGATGGACCTGGAGGACACCTTGGTCGACCAGCGCTTCCGGACGGATGAGGTCGCCGTGACATGGCGATGA
- a CDS encoding GNAT family N-acetyltransferase: MAMTRAFVVRGLRREDGATVLELARSLGRWFNAEGLSQMARGMESYRGYVAATQNRIVGFLLWAPADLGVAELSWMGVSEEFQRRGVGTTLLSAAVAELRSAGFRTLEVSTVADSVDYEPYARTRKFYRARGFADFRVDPGYWGAGDDRYDRLVLRRDL; this comes from the coding sequence ATGGCGATGACCCGGGCCTTCGTCGTGCGGGGGTTGCGGCGCGAGGACGGTGCCACGGTGCTCGAACTGGCTAGGAGCTTGGGCCGGTGGTTCAATGCCGAGGGTCTCTCGCAGATGGCGCGTGGCATGGAGTCCTACCGCGGCTACGTGGCTGCGACCCAGAATCGGATCGTCGGATTCCTCCTGTGGGCTCCCGCCGATCTGGGTGTCGCGGAGCTCTCGTGGATGGGCGTGTCCGAGGAGTTCCAACGCCGGGGCGTCGGGACCACGCTGCTGTCCGCGGCGGTCGCGGAGTTGCGGTCGGCGGGCTTCCGGACGCTGGAGGTCTCCACGGTCGCGGACAGTGTGGACTACGAGCCCTATGCGCGGACTCGGAAGTTCTATCGTGCGCGAGGATTCGCGGACTTCCGGGTCGATCCCGGTTACTGGGGCGCGGGCGACGACCGATACGATCGCCTCGTGCTCCGTCGGGACCTCTGA